From a region of the Paenibacillus sp. R14(2021) genome:
- the mqnE gene encoding aminofutalosine synthase MqnE, producing MNVALPTEIKQMQAIVEKVRAGERLTREDGEFLYRSDDLLTIGQLANEVNLKKNGRKVYFIENMSLYFTNVCEAHCAFCNFRKDEGQEGAYTLSGAEMIAYVEQHIHSDVREFHIVGGHNPHVPFQYYVDSLKALNERFPDVALKAYTAAEIDFFSRISGLSYKEVIEELMKAGLQSLTGGGAEILSDEYRKKMRVDKADVSQYLEVHRVAHNLGLRTHTTMLYGSVEKKEDRIHHMLQIRDLQDETNGFQVFIPLSMQPISPKASIRRRNSAFDDLKAIAISRLMLDNFQHIKAYFINIGTQLTQVALTMGASDVHGTMVKERISHAAGALTPEGITREDLIWLIKGAGRIPVERDTFYNEVRVFE from the coding sequence ATGAATGTGGCATTACCGACAGAAATCAAACAGATGCAAGCGATCGTGGAGAAGGTTCGTGCAGGCGAACGTCTAACGCGTGAAGACGGAGAGTTTCTATATCGCTCCGACGACTTGCTCACGATTGGCCAACTGGCCAATGAAGTGAATCTGAAGAAAAACGGCCGCAAGGTCTACTTTATTGAAAACATGAGCCTGTACTTCACGAACGTATGCGAAGCGCACTGCGCGTTCTGCAATTTCCGCAAGGACGAGGGCCAAGAAGGCGCCTATACACTGAGCGGAGCAGAGATGATTGCATACGTCGAACAGCATATCCATTCGGATGTGCGTGAATTCCACATCGTTGGCGGACATAACCCGCATGTACCGTTCCAATACTATGTGGATTCCTTGAAAGCATTGAACGAGCGTTTCCCGGATGTTGCGCTTAAAGCCTATACAGCTGCGGAAATCGACTTCTTCTCCCGCATCAGCGGACTAAGCTACAAAGAAGTCATTGAAGAATTAATGAAAGCAGGCCTTCAAAGCTTGACAGGCGGCGGTGCCGAAATCCTCTCCGACGAATACCGCAAAAAAATGCGTGTCGATAAAGCCGACGTTTCGCAATATCTTGAAGTTCACCGCGTTGCCCATAATCTCGGCCTTCGTACACACACGACCATGCTTTACGGCTCCGTCGAAAAGAAAGAAGACCGCATCCATCACATGCTCCAAATCCGCGATCTGCAGGATGAAACGAACGGCTTCCAAGTGTTCATCCCGCTATCCATGCAGCCGATTAGTCCGAAAGCAAGCATCCGCCGCCGGAATTCTGCATTCGACGACCTGAAAGCCATTGCGATCAGCCGCCTCATGCTCGATAATTTCCAGCATATTAAAGCTTATTTTATAAATATCGGGACGCAATTGACTCAGGTAGCGCTTACAATGGGCGCTTCCGACGTTCACGGCACGATGGTCAAAGAAAGAATCAGTCACGCTGCAGGCGCATTGACACCGGAGGGCATCACACGCGAGGATCTGATCTGGCTCATTAAAGGAGCAGGACGAATCCCGGTAGAACGAGACACATTTTATAATGAAGTTCGGGTATTTGAATAA
- a CDS encoding NifU family protein, whose product MSEQAQSTMYDEVLDVLDKLRPFLQRDGGDVELVDVEDGIVKLRLMGACGSCPSSTITLKAGIERALLEEVEGVQEVMQVF is encoded by the coding sequence ATGAGTGAACAAGCACAAAGCACGATGTACGATGAAGTATTGGATGTTCTTGACAAGCTCCGCCCGTTCTTGCAGCGGGATGGCGGCGACGTTGAGCTCGTTGATGTAGAGGACGGCATCGTTAAGCTCCGTTTGATGGGTGCTTGCGGCAGCTGCCCAAGTTCGACAATTACGCTCAAAGCAGGTATCGAACGTGCGCTGCTTGAGGAAGTCGAAGGCGTTCAAGAGGTTATGCAAGTATTCTAA
- a CDS encoding NAD(P)/FAD-dependent oxidoreductase, with protein MKRFVILGGGYGGLTVAHSLLEGELPDDTVVVLIDRMPYQGLKTEYYALVAGTSCDMELRVAFPSDPRLIVTYGEVTDINLDEKHIVMAGQDPLEYEWLVVALGCTDKYHGIEGAELYSNSIQTLSASRKTYLALNDVKPYGQVSIVGGGLSGVEVAAELRESRPDLNIRIIDRGPSILSAFPGKLQEYVSSWFIEHEVQMLGNINLNKLEEGCLHDANSTTPMLSDVTVWTAGIQPVPLVQRMNLPKDNQGRLIINEHHQLPDYNDVFIVGDCASLPFSPSAQAAEGQGKQVAEVMQAMWSGKTPKLGKIKLKGVLGSLGKKDGFGLMGKTTMKGRVPRLVKSGVLWMSKHHFG; from the coding sequence ATGAAAAGATTTGTTATTTTGGGTGGAGGCTACGGCGGCCTCACAGTTGCGCACTCGCTGCTTGAAGGCGAACTTCCTGATGATACCGTTGTTGTCTTGATCGACAGAATGCCGTACCAAGGATTAAAAACCGAATATTATGCGCTTGTTGCGGGGACTTCTTGCGATATGGAGCTGCGCGTTGCTTTCCCTTCCGATCCTCGTCTCATCGTGACTTATGGCGAAGTGACCGATATCAACTTGGACGAGAAGCATATCGTGATGGCCGGTCAAGATCCGCTGGAATACGAATGGCTCGTCGTCGCGCTAGGCTGCACGGACAAATATCATGGCATTGAAGGAGCGGAGCTCTACTCCAACAGCATTCAAACCCTTTCCGCTTCGCGTAAAACCTACTTGGCTCTCAATGATGTTAAGCCTTACGGCCAGGTATCCATCGTCGGCGGCGGACTTAGCGGCGTTGAAGTAGCGGCAGAGCTCCGTGAAAGCCGTCCGGACTTGAATATTCGCATCATTGACAGAGGTCCAAGCATTCTCTCCGCCTTCCCGGGTAAATTGCAGGAATACGTCTCCTCTTGGTTTATCGAGCATGAAGTTCAAATGCTTGGTAACATTAACTTAAACAAGCTGGAAGAGGGCTGTCTGCACGATGCAAACAGCACGACTCCAATGCTCTCCGACGTCACGGTATGGACGGCGGGCATCCAGCCGGTTCCGCTTGTGCAGCGGATGAATTTGCCGAAGGACAACCAAGGCAGGCTTATCATCAATGAACACCATCAATTGCCGGATTACAACGACGTCTTTATTGTAGGCGACTGCGCCTCGCTTCCTTTCTCGCCAAGCGCTCAAGCCGCTGAAGGACAAGGCAAGCAGGTCGCTGAAGTCATGCAGGCAATGTGGAGCGGCAAAACGCCGAAGCTCGGCAAAATCAAGCTCAAAGGCGTGCTTGGATCGCTCGGCAAGAAGGACGGCTTTGGTCTCATGGGCAAAACAACGATGAAGGGCCGCGTGCCGCGACTCGTAAAAAGCGGCGTGTTATGGATGTCGAAACATCACTTTGGTTAA
- a CDS encoding YuzB family protein has product MKPIIEFCASNMHHGTDQLMKKLEANPDYEVIEYGCLGNCGECYLVPFGLVNGEIVAAVTVEELEEKIMVSIKEQQEEREALDRLIDDM; this is encoded by the coding sequence TTGAAACCAATTATAGAATTTTGTGCAAGCAATATGCATCATGGCACTGATCAATTAATGAAGAAGCTTGAGGCAAATCCTGACTATGAAGTCATTGAATATGGCTGTTTAGGCAACTGCGGCGAATGCTATCTTGTCCCATTCGGGCTTGTGAACGGGGAGATCGTCGCGGCTGTAACCGTTGAAGAGCTGGAAGAGAAAATAATGGTCTCCATCAAGGAACAGCAGGAGGAGCGCGAAGCGCTGGATCGGCTCATCGACGATATGTAG
- a CDS encoding SDR family oxidoreductase encodes MELRGRTALITGSAKGLGKMTAITLAAMGCDIVLNYVNSEQEARLLSAEIAHQYGVRATAVQADIADAADVERLAQTAQAWSSSGSIDILINNAGPFIRERRLFSAYETADIARLLNGNLLGVMLLDHHLLPGMRGRQWGRIIHFGFGHAGEGRAWPHRAVYATAKTGLVSFTKTLAVEEAGNGITVHMICPGDIRGMNKERTIAEVAGEPDDESPSGRPGSGEDIARVIAFLCLPQSDYLTGNILDVTGGFDPIKTSIKAN; translated from the coding sequence ATGGAGCTGAGAGGAAGAACAGCCCTAATTACCGGAAGTGCCAAAGGCTTAGGCAAAATGACCGCCATAACGCTTGCCGCGATGGGCTGCGATATCGTACTGAACTACGTGAACAGCGAACAGGAAGCACGGCTTTTGTCCGCAGAGATCGCCCATCAGTACGGCGTCAGAGCGACCGCCGTTCAAGCGGATATCGCGGATGCAGCTGATGTCGAACGCTTGGCGCAAACGGCGCAGGCTTGGTCATCCAGCGGCAGCATCGATATTCTGATCAATAACGCAGGGCCGTTCATACGGGAGCGCAGGCTGTTTAGCGCTTACGAGACGGCAGATATTGCGCGGCTGTTGAACGGCAATCTGCTCGGCGTAATGCTGCTCGACCATCATCTCCTGCCAGGCATGCGCGGACGGCAGTGGGGACGCATTATCCACTTCGGATTCGGTCATGCCGGAGAGGGACGTGCTTGGCCGCACCGAGCGGTGTATGCAACGGCAAAGACAGGCCTTGTTTCGTTTACGAAGACGCTTGCGGTAGAAGAAGCGGGCAATGGCATTACTGTACATATGATTTGTCCCGGCGATATTCGAGGCATGAATAAGGAACGGACGATTGCCGAGGTTGCCGGAGAGCCGGATGACGAATCGCCGAGCGGCCGGCCGGGAAGCGGAGAAGACATTGCACGCGTAATAGCCTTCCTTTGCTTGCCCCAGTCGGATTATTTGACCGGGAACATACTGGATGTCACCGGCGGGTTCGACCCGATCAAGACCTCAATTAAAGCGAATTGA
- a CDS encoding Cthe_2314 family HEPN domain-containing protein, producing the protein MLRILFGEPPRKTEGKLLETIQAMEQYAALLSKLIQQGQDADHKLRKYEIYTKGLISSLDELEQSQYAARKYGALITSMTIEAMSVEEMMYYRRHVYFDKNAFIRLFALLDKLGTLMNDYLGLQTERVKAHFSYFTVLRTLFQRNVYPELTLPLHMLKEEHKEAMNRLRKRRNTEIHYMNSEMQDDLKQNQEAYSEQHRLENIEQQTQDLAQLMDLVLDTLKLTFHHAYRQMKK; encoded by the coding sequence ATGCTCCGAATTCTGTTTGGCGAACCGCCCCGCAAGACGGAAGGCAAGCTGCTTGAGACGATCCAGGCAATGGAGCAGTATGCAGCCCTGCTGAGCAAGCTGATCCAGCAGGGTCAGGACGCCGATCATAAGCTGCGCAAGTATGAGATCTACACGAAGGGTCTTATCTCGTCGCTGGATGAATTGGAGCAAAGTCAATATGCAGCTCGCAAGTATGGCGCGCTGATTACTTCGATGACGATTGAAGCCATGTCGGTTGAAGAAATGATGTACTACCGCCGCCATGTTTATTTTGACAAGAACGCTTTCATTCGCTTGTTCGCGCTGCTGGACAAGCTCGGGACGCTCATGAATGATTACCTTGGCTTGCAGACGGAGCGCGTCAAGGCGCATTTTTCCTACTTTACCGTACTGCGCACCTTATTTCAGCGAAATGTTTATCCTGAATTGACCCTCCCGCTGCATATGCTGAAGGAGGAGCATAAGGAAGCGATGAATCGGCTGCGCAAACGCCGCAACACGGAGATTCATTATATGAATTCCGAGATGCAGGATGATTTGAAGCAAAATCAAGAAGCATACTCCGAACAGCACCGATTGGAAAATATCGAGCAGCAAACGCAGGATCTTGCACAGTTGATGGACCTTGTATTGGATACGCTGAAGCTGACCTTTCACCACGCCTACCGCCAGATGAAGAAATGA